In the Silurus meridionalis isolate SWU-2019-XX chromosome 6, ASM1480568v1, whole genome shotgun sequence genome, one interval contains:
- the si:dkey-85k7.12 gene encoding LOW QUALITY PROTEIN: up-regulator of cell proliferation (The sequence of the model RefSeq protein was modified relative to this genomic sequence to represent the inferred CDS: inserted 2 bases in 1 codon) → METSDEELFEDASDFFDKELQINFSERHFAESPVKEETSTSEVPNPPESIKVENISSTSVTLTWDPPASLEKYLVMCSYKGRTVHEEETEMNTITINNLTPGKKYAFYIATVLKNGCRSKNAVSFASTKTKLKSFLQDVGLQQHFPNKLSLSTVLQIDKSTVTDDPAQSLSDLPWLFLKKLMMVNVTARSVKCASSTDNNEDLSSDLYSDLDSLVLNQDSSHKISPLDIITALFHCSDSFLQQEMALKMSMCQFSVPLLLPNCDTQQCMLMLWALRDIVKKFRPHSLTDPKGFVEDRIVLADLPLVSFVRLGDCSISKSQILNKLLSNPQQYHDTFVHHDMDCGDIPRKISNGLVEISWYLPCGSKNIDIFQEPVAFANLRGDMRTFETQYSFLCQISTAVFVFIDNFESNHQLLTSTHVKAQLFLVSNAQTKAFNLDLLKKTAAALNLXKNSIILKNKQNDADFVKKLCSAVSDVGKNSSMTVQLEKMTSVAHEFGISIDEDTKECQNAKENADAITSEIRDTVLFKEKQLPLQGEIWKKLGKLEKEECRLRKTGDKNIEIYKSELMEQKMELRKQQSSYEISEAMTCFISSLSSSCLERSYFLKWMRMNLDNLSRKKLSFLRELYKEKCQESSEKKEEIALLDRQISNSALGTEHFLREMGQLYEAAVILPENRQSRQQMQHLPRLCAKLLLDGFPLELVDGDASNIPLRWISDVLKELNTLVHHKNRIMVVTVLGVQSTGKSTLLNTMFGIQFAVSSGRCTRGAFMLLIKIADSFRDKLNCDHLLIIDTEGLKSPELAKLDDSHEHDNELATLVVGLSDITIINIAMENSTEMKDILQIVVHAFLRMKEVGKKPMCAFVHQNVADVSAHDKNMRDRKLLLEQLNVMTEAAAKMENKQDYKKFTDVMEYDPETGNWYIPGLWHGNPPMAPVNAGYSEAVYDFKKNMMDVLEKKTISMNNIEDFLSGQKVYGMQ, encoded by the exons ATGGAGACTTCTGATGAAGAG CTATTTGAAGATGCCAGCGACTTCTTTGACAAAGAGCTACAAATAAATTTTTCTGAAAGACACTTTGCAGAATCACCCGTAAAAGAGGAGACAAGCACATCAGAAG TTCCAAACCCACCGGAAAGCATCAAGGTTGAAAATATTAGTAGTACATCAGTCACCCTAACTTGGGACCCACCTGCTTCCTTAGAGAAGTACCTTGTGATGTGTTCCTACAAAGGTAGAACTGTtcatgaagaagaaacagaaatgaACACAATTACTATCAATAACCTAACtccaggaaaaaaatatgcCTTTTACATTGCAACAGTTCTTAAAAATGGCTGCAGAAGCAAGAATGCAGTGTCATTTGCCAGTACTA AAACCAAACTTAAGAGCTTTCTTCAGGATGTGGGCCTACAGCAACACTTCCCTAATAAACTCTCCTTGAGTACTGTACTACAGATAGACAAAAGCACAGTGACAGATGATCCAGCACAGTCTCTATCAGATTTACCATGGCTTTTCCTCAAGAAACTTATGATGGTTAATGTAACTGCAAGAAGTGTCAAATGTGCTTCATCGACTGATAATAATGAAGACTTAAGTTCAGATCTGTACAGTGACTTGGACAGTCTTGTTCTTAACCAGGACTCTAGTCATAAAATCAGTCCCTTAGACATCATTACTGCACTCTTTCATTGCTCAGACAGTTTTCTTCAACAAGAAATGGCCTTGAAAATGTCTATGTGCCAATTCTCTGTGCCTTTACTGCTTCCAAATTGTGACACACAGCAGTGCATGCTCATGCTTTGGGCCTTAAGAGATATTGTAAAGAAGTTCAGACCACATTCCTTGACAGATCCAAAAGGGTTTGTGGAAGACAGGATTGTTCTAGCTGATTTACCTTTAGTGTCCTTTGTAAGACTTGGGGACTGCAGCATCTCCAAATCTCAAATCTTGAACAAGCTGCTCAGTAATCCACAACAATATCATGATACGTTTGTGCACCATGACATGGACTGTGGAGACATCCCAAGAAAAATATCAAATGGTTTGGTGGAGATCAGCTGGTATCTACCATGTGGAAGTAAAAACATAGACATCTTTCAAGAACCTGTGGCATTTGCAAACCTAAGAGGTGACATGCGCACATTTGAGACTCAGTACTCATTCCTTTGTCAGATTTCTACAGCGGTTTTCGTGTTCATTGACAATTTTGAGTCAAACCATCAGCTACTCACCAGTACACATGTAAAAGCACAATTGTTTTTGGTGAGTAATGCACAGACTAAAGCTTTCAACCTGGATTTGTTGAAAAAAACAGCTGCTGCATTGAATTT AAAAAACAGCATCATtctaaagaacaaacaaaatgatGCAGATTTTGTTAAGAAACTCTGTTCCGCAGTGAGTGATGTTGGTAAAAACAGTTCGATGACTGTACAGCTGGAGAAGATGACTTCAGTTGCACATGAATTTGGAATTTCAATTGATGAAGACACCAAGGAGTGccaaaatgcaaaagaaaatgcaGATGCAATCACTAGTGAGATACGGGACACAGTATTATTTAAGGAGAAACAGCTCCCATTGCAGGGTGAGATCTGGAAGAAATTGGGAAAATTAGAGAAAGAGGAGTGTAGACTTCGTAAAACTGGGGATAAGAACATTGAAATCTACAAAAGTGAACTGATGGAACAAAAGATGGAACTCAGGAAGCAGCAAAGCAGCTATGAAATATCAGAAGCCATGACCTGCTTTATAAGTTCACTGTCAAGTTCATGTCTCGAAAGATCCTATTTCCTGAAATGGATGCGAATGAATCTGGACAATCTGTCTCGCAAAAAATTATCTTTCCTAAGAGAGCTGTACAAGGAGAAATGTCAAGAATCATctgagaagaaggaggaaattGCATTACTTGATAGACAGATTTCAAACAGTGCTTTAGGAACTGAACACTTTCTGAGGGAAATGGGTCAGCTGTATGAAGCTGCTGTCATTCTTCCAGAAAATAGACAGTCACGACAGCAAATGCAACATTTACCCAGACTGTGTGCTAAACTACTTTTAGATGGATTCCCTCTTGAACTAGTAGATGGTGATGCTTCAAATATTCCCCTTAGGTGGATTAGTGATGTTCTGAAAGAGCTGAATACTTTAGTGCATCACAAGAATAGGATCATGGTAGTCACAGTATTAGGAGTCCAGAGCACAGGAAAGTCTACTCTACTCAATACCATGTTTGGGATTCAGTTTGCTGTCAGCAGTGGAAGATGCACACGAGGAGCTTTCATGTTGCTGATCAAAATCGCAGACAGCTTTAGAGACAAACTCAACTGTGATCATTTATTGATCATTGACACTGAGGGACTAAAATCACCTGAGTTGGCAAAGCTTGATGACAGccatgaacatgacaatgaacTGGCCACACTTGTTGTTGGACTGAGtgacatcaccatcatcaacattgCAATGGAGAACTCCACAGAAATGAAAGACATTCTGCAGATTGTAGTGCATGCGTTCCTCAGGATGAAGGAAGTGGGCAAAAAGCCCATGTGTGCATTTGTGCATCAGAATGTCGCTGATGTCTCAGCACATGACAAAAATATGAGAGACCGAAAGCTCCTGTTAGAGCAGCTGAATGTAATGACTGAAGCAGCAGCCAAGATGGAAAACAAGCAAGACTACAAGAAGTTTACTGATGTAATGGAATATGACCCAGAGACTGGAAACTGGTATATACCTGGGCTCTGGCATGGTAACCCGCCAATGGCACCAGTAAATGCTGGATATTCTGAAGCTGTCTATGACTTCAAAAAGAACATGATGGATGTACTTGAAAAGAAGACAATATCTATGAACAACATTGAAGATTTCTTGAGTGGACAAAAAGTTTATGGAATGCAGTAA
- the ufsp1 gene encoding inactive Ufm1-specific protease 1 — MEREEAIDWGERLYREDPHGTVNQSDVLVKNAHEGLDPPVLDYERCSVMSGQCLYYHYGCDGQDDRGWGCGYRTVQTIGSWLNNVSHRGKSRPPTSLPEIQQTLVTVGDKPASFLGSKEWIGTYEAALVLDQLYDVPCRLVHARSGGPELEQAAQELHQHFLTRGSPVMMGGDRDNSSKGILGVCTGKEGSYLLIMDPHYYGPVLNKESLQKNGWVAWKRVRSLDQSSFYNLCLPQT, encoded by the coding sequence ATGGAAAGGGAAGAGGCTATAGACTGGGGAGAGCGATTATATAGAGAGGATCCACACGGAACTGTAAACCAAAGTGACGTTTTGGTGAAGAATGCACATGAAGGACTGGATCCGCCGGTGCTAGACTATGAGAGATGTTCTGTTATGTCAGGACAGTGTTTGTATTATCATTACGGCTGTGATGGACAGGACGACAGAGGCTGGGGCTGTGGATACCGGACTGTCCAGACTATTGGCTCTTGGTTAAATAATGTTTCTCACAGGGGGAAATCCAGACCTCCAACAAGTCTCCCTGAAATCCAGCAAACTCTAGTTACAGTAGGAGACAAACCCGCATCGTTTTTAGGCTCTAAAGAGTGGATAGGGACCTACGAGGCAGCTCTGGTTCTTGATCAGCTGTATGATGTCCCATGCCGGCTGGTGCACGCACGCAGTGGGGGACCAGAGCTCGAGCAAGCGGCTCAGGAGCTGCACCAACATTTCCTCACTCGCGGATCGCCTGTGATGATGGGTGGAGACAGGGACAACTCCTCCAAAGGCATTCTGGGTGTGTGCACCGGGAAAGAAGGCAGCTATCTGCTGATAATGGATCCGCATTATTACGGTCCTGTTCTGAACAAGGAGTCTCTGCAGAAGAACGGCTGGGTGGCGTGGAAACGTGTTCGCTCTCTCGATCAGAGCTCTTTCTATAATCTTTGCCTGCCACAAACATAA